In one window of Thermus aquaticus DNA:
- the acs gene encoding acetate--CoA ligase, translating to MDRIEGVLKEERVFYPSEAFRKQAHIGSEEEYERLYRESLEDPEGFWGRVASELHWFTPWQKVLEGDLPHPKWFVGGRTNLSYNALDRHLGTWRKNKAALIWEGEPGEERVLTYHDLWREVQKFANVLKRLGVKKGDRVTIYLPMIPEAAIAMLACTRIGAVHSVVFGGFSSGALADRIKDAEAKVLITADGGYRRGSIVPLKQNADEALKETPSVEHVVVVRRTGEEVPMTPGRDHWWHELMEVVSDRADPEPMEAEDPLFILYTSGSTGKPKGVLHTLGGYMTYVYYTTKLVFDLKDEDVYWCTADVGWITGHSYVVYGPLLNGATTVMYEGAPNWPEPDRFWQIVDKYGVTIFYTAPTAIRAFMKWGENWPLKHRLDTLRLLGTVGEPINPEAWLWYYQVIGKGRCPIVDTWWQTETGGIMITTLPGAHAMKPGHAGKPFFGIRPEILDSEHRPVENPNEGGHLCITRPWPSMLRTVWGDPERFIQQYFSQHPGVYFTGDGARRDQDGYYLILGRVDDVLNVAGHRLGTMEIESALVSHPAVAEAAVVGRPDPLKGEAIVAFVTLKEGHTPSGALGEELKAHVAKVIGPIARPDEVRFTDALPKTRSGKIMRRLLRQIAAGEQEIKGDTSTLEDRSVVERLKQGS from the coding sequence ATGGACCGGATTGAGGGTGTGCTCAAGGAGGAGCGGGTCTTTTACCCTAGCGAGGCGTTCCGCAAGCAGGCCCACATCGGGAGCGAGGAGGAGTACGAAAGGCTCTACCGGGAGAGCCTCGAGGACCCCGAGGGCTTCTGGGGACGGGTGGCCTCGGAGCTCCACTGGTTCACCCCCTGGCAGAAGGTCCTGGAGGGGGACCTGCCCCACCCCAAGTGGTTCGTGGGGGGCAGGACCAACCTCTCCTACAACGCCCTGGACCGCCACCTGGGGACCTGGCGCAAAAACAAGGCCGCCCTCATCTGGGAGGGGGAGCCGGGGGAGGAGCGGGTCCTCACCTACCACGACCTCTGGCGGGAGGTGCAGAAGTTCGCCAACGTCCTCAAGCGCCTGGGGGTCAAGAAGGGGGACCGGGTCACCATCTACCTGCCCATGATCCCCGAGGCGGCCATCGCCATGCTGGCCTGTACCCGCATCGGGGCGGTGCACTCCGTGGTCTTTGGGGGCTTTTCCTCGGGGGCGCTGGCGGACCGCATCAAGGACGCCGAGGCCAAGGTCCTCATTACCGCCGACGGGGGTTACCGCCGGGGGAGCATCGTCCCCCTCAAGCAAAACGCCGACGAGGCCCTGAAGGAGACCCCCAGCGTGGAGCACGTGGTGGTGGTGCGCCGCACCGGGGAGGAGGTGCCCATGACCCCGGGCCGGGACCACTGGTGGCACGAGCTCATGGAGGTGGTCTCCGACCGGGCGGACCCCGAGCCCATGGAGGCGGAAGACCCCCTCTTCATCCTCTACACCTCGGGCTCCACCGGGAAGCCCAAGGGCGTCCTCCACACCCTGGGCGGGTACATGACCTACGTCTACTACACCACCAAGCTGGTCTTTGACCTCAAGGACGAGGACGTGTACTGGTGCACTGCCGACGTGGGCTGGATCACCGGGCACTCCTACGTGGTCTACGGCCCTCTCCTCAACGGGGCCACCACGGTCATGTACGAGGGGGCCCCCAACTGGCCCGAGCCCGACCGCTTCTGGCAGATCGTGGACAAGTACGGGGTCACCATCTTCTACACCGCCCCCACCGCCATCCGGGCCTTCATGAAGTGGGGGGAGAACTGGCCCTTAAAGCACCGCCTGGACACCCTCCGCCTTCTCGGGACCGTGGGCGAGCCCATCAACCCCGAGGCCTGGCTTTGGTACTACCAGGTGATCGGCAAGGGGCGTTGCCCCATCGTGGACACCTGGTGGCAGACGGAGACCGGGGGCATCATGATCACCACCCTGCCCGGGGCCCACGCCATGAAGCCCGGGCATGCCGGCAAGCCCTTCTTCGGCATCAGGCCGGAGATCCTGGACTCCGAGCACCGGCCCGTGGAGAACCCCAACGAGGGCGGGCACCTCTGCATCACCCGGCCCTGGCCCAGCATGCTCCGCACCGTCTGGGGGGACCCGGAGCGCTTCATCCAGCAGTACTTCAGCCAGCACCCCGGGGTCTACTTCACCGGGGACGGGGCCAGGCGCGACCAGGACGGCTACTACCTGATCCTGGGCCGGGTGGACGACGTCCTCAACGTGGCCGGGCACCGGCTTGGCACCATGGAGATTGAGTCGGCCCTGGTCTCCCACCCCGCCGTGGCCGAGGCGGCGGTGGTGGGCCGGCCCGATCCCCTGAAGGGAGAGGCCATCGTGGCCTTCGTCACCCTGAAGGAGGGCCACACTCCCTCCGGGGCCCTGGGGGAGGAGCTCAAGGCCCACGTGGCCAAGGTCATCGGCCCCATCGCCCGCCCCGACGAGGTGCGCTTCACCGACGCCCTGCCCAAGACCCGCTCCGGCAAGATCATGCGCCGCCTCCTGCGGCAGATCGCCGCCGGGGAGCAGGAGATCAAGGGGGACACCTCCACCCTCGAGGACCGCTCCGTGGTGGAGAGGCTGAAGCAGGGCTCCTAA
- a CDS encoding acetate--CoA ligase, with protein MAVEKILKSEEKLWAPEHLRKAANLQDFYGEYRRSLEDPEGFWGAWARRFYWEKPFERVLEWNLPEHCWFLGGTTNAVYNALERNVERGLRNKVALLYLSEEGQEAKLTYGELLDRVRRLATALKALGVGKGDRVVIYMPLTPEGILAMLATAYLGAIHSVVYAGLGVGALRERILDAGAKLLIAGDVSYRRGKVVDLRSIAEEAIRDLPLKVVWFQRLGKAELPPGHYDFEELLFGHPPEARAEMVEAEHPLFILYTSGSTGKPKGVVHVHDGYMVGTTYHLRTFFDVKDDDLFWATSDIGWIVGHSYIVYAPLLEGITSVLREGAPDYPDPGAIWRAVERYRVNVMFTAPTAVRMFMKFGPEWPRKYDLSSLRLIAVAGEPLNPEALRFAYQHLVDEGRQGFVADNWWQTELGGPTLGTPLTLPAKPGFAGVALPGVEAAVVDEAGRPVPPGQGGLLVLKRPFPHMMRTVWGNHDRYLQYWREIPGNVYVAGDVASQDEEGYYSVLGRADNVLNVAGHRIGTADVESALVSHPAVAEAAVIGVPDPVKGEAIKAFVVLRLGQTPSEELKDSIVQHVRRELGPIATPSEVVFLDKLPKTRSGKILRRLLKAQELGKDPGDLSTLEE; from the coding sequence ATGGCGGTGGAAAAGATTCTTAAGAGCGAGGAAAAGCTTTGGGCACCGGAGCACCTGAGGAAGGCGGCCAACCTCCAGGACTTCTATGGGGAGTACCGGCGGAGCCTCGAGGACCCCGAGGGCTTCTGGGGGGCGTGGGCCAGGCGCTTTTACTGGGAGAAACCCTTTGAGAGGGTCCTGGAGTGGAACCTGCCCGAGCACTGCTGGTTCTTGGGGGGCACCACCAACGCCGTGTACAACGCCCTGGAACGCAACGTGGAGCGGGGCCTCAGGAACAAGGTGGCCCTCCTCTACCTCTCCGAGGAAGGCCAAGAGGCCAAGCTCACCTACGGGGAGCTTCTGGACCGGGTGCGCCGCCTGGCCACGGCCCTGAAGGCCCTGGGGGTGGGGAAGGGCGACCGGGTGGTCATCTACATGCCCCTCACCCCGGAGGGTATCCTGGCCATGCTGGCCACCGCCTACCTGGGGGCCATCCACAGCGTGGTCTACGCCGGCCTCGGCGTGGGGGCCTTAAGGGAGCGGATTCTGGACGCCGGGGCCAAGCTCCTCATCGCCGGGGACGTGAGCTATAGGCGGGGCAAGGTGGTGGACCTCCGCTCCATCGCCGAGGAGGCCATCCGCGACCTCCCCCTCAAGGTGGTCTGGTTCCAGCGCCTGGGCAAGGCGGAGCTTCCCCCGGGGCACTACGACTTTGAGGAGCTCCTCTTCGGCCACCCGCCCGAGGCCCGGGCGGAGATGGTGGAGGCCGAGCACCCCCTCTTCATCCTCTACACCTCGGGCTCCACGGGAAAGCCCAAGGGCGTGGTTCACGTGCACGACGGGTACATGGTGGGCACTACCTACCACCTGCGCACCTTCTTTGACGTCAAGGACGACGACCTCTTCTGGGCCACCAGCGACATCGGCTGGATCGTGGGCCACTCCTACATCGTCTACGCCCCTCTCCTGGAGGGCATCACCAGCGTCCTGCGGGAAGGGGCCCCCGACTACCCGGACCCCGGGGCCATCTGGCGGGCGGTGGAGCGCTACCGGGTGAACGTCATGTTCACCGCCCCCACGGCGGTGCGCATGTTCATGAAGTTCGGCCCCGAGTGGCCGAGGAAGTACGACCTCTCCAGCCTTCGCCTCATCGCCGTGGCCGGGGAGCCCCTGAACCCCGAGGCCCTGCGCTTCGCCTACCAGCACCTGGTGGACGAGGGGAGGCAGGGCTTCGTGGCCGACAACTGGTGGCAGACGGAGCTGGGAGGCCCCACCCTGGGCACCCCCCTCACCCTCCCCGCCAAGCCCGGCTTCGCCGGGGTGGCCCTGCCCGGGGTGGAGGCAGCGGTGGTGGACGAGGCGGGGAGGCCCGTGCCCCCGGGGCAGGGCGGGCTTCTGGTCCTCAAGCGCCCCTTCCCCCACATGATGCGCACCGTCTGGGGCAACCACGACCGCTACCTGCAGTACTGGCGGGAGATCCCCGGCAACGTCTACGTGGCCGGGGACGTGGCCAGCCAGGACGAGGAGGGCTACTATAGCGTCCTGGGCCGGGCCGACAACGTCCTCAACGTGGCCGGGCACCGCATCGGCACCGCCGACGTGGAGAGCGCCCTGGTCTCCCACCCCGCCGTGGCCGAGGCGGCGGTGATCGGGGTACCCGACCCCGTCAAGGGGGAGGCCATCAAGGCCTTCGTGGTCTTGCGCCTGGGCCAGACCCCTTCCGAGGAGCTTAAAGACAGCATCGTCCAGCACGTGCGAAGGGAGCTGGGCCCCATCGCCACCCCGAGCGAGGTGGTCTTCCTGGACAAGCTCCCCAAGACCCGCTCCGGCAAGATCCTGCGGCGGCTTCTTAAGGCCCAGGAGCTGGGCAAAGACCCCGGGGACCTCTCCACCCTCGAGGAGTAG
- a CDS encoding AMP-binding protein: MPRRKGLSTVQAALRVLAYLAEHPEGVEAKEVARHLGRSLSAAYALLNSLVEEGFAVKGEGRYTLARARPAPKAQGFLEEALEELYLRTRERCYLALLTPEGVRLKTRGRQGQPNPLGETLPPEAHALALGKVLLAHGVLPVPPLFPKTPYTLTDPLALEAELERVRASGLAVGMEEYALGISALAAPLLGPKGEVLGALGVVVPARRFPFAFSRLARALSEVAQVSAHLPAPEPPPLPPPAEVGPQVEVVEPPSELLEKANLQDFPALYRQSLEDPEGFWGDFAQGLLWARPWERVYDAESRAWFQGGLTNAALNALDRHLPERSQQVALLTLDGEGTLEKWTYRELHDLSARLAGVLKDLGVGPGDRVALYLPTGVEAAIAMLACARLGAVHMALPMGLGPEVLRQRLLKGEARLLIAADGYYLRGRFAPTRAAVEAALSGLDLPVLWHRRGTTEFLERAMEGKPQEALPVPSSHPLFLLHTSGSTGTPKGVVHGHGGYMVGVAWALRHLFDLKPGEVFHTTADLFWIVGHSFGLYAPLFLGGTSLLLEDRPDHPSPSAFYQRLERLGVRVLLTSPTVLRTLRRHGEARPTGLRLVGSVGEALAPEVWRWTRENLAWPLDNWWQTELGAPALATPLPLPAKPGFVGVPLPGVEARVVDGEGRVLPPGERGHLVLLRAGPAQLVGLLGGENPWRGGLYLTGDLALMDEEGYFRILGRSEEVIKLGEARLGTAEVEAALLTHPQVAEAAAIGLPGEEGERLVLFVVPRTKDLPEELKPLLAEKLKAHLFCHLGPLGPVEVFFTESLPRTRSGKILRRLLKAELLGVDPGDTSGLEDGYGGGKDS, from the coding sequence ATGCCGCGGCGAAAGGGGCTTTCCACGGTGCAGGCGGCCCTGCGCGTCCTGGCCTATCTGGCGGAGCACCCGGAAGGGGTGGAGGCCAAGGAGGTGGCCAGGCACCTGGGCCGGAGCCTCTCCGCCGCCTACGCCCTCCTCAACAGCCTGGTGGAGGAGGGCTTCGCCGTCAAAGGGGAAGGGCGGTACACCCTGGCCCGGGCCCGGCCCGCCCCTAAGGCCCAGGGCTTCCTGGAGGAGGCCCTGGAGGAGCTCTACCTGAGGACCCGGGAGCGGTGCTACCTGGCCCTCCTCACCCCGGAAGGGGTCCGGCTCAAGACCCGGGGGCGGCAGGGCCAGCCCAACCCCCTGGGGGAGACCCTGCCCCCCGAGGCCCACGCCCTGGCCCTGGGCAAGGTCCTCCTGGCCCACGGGGTCCTGCCCGTCCCCCCCCTCTTCCCCAAGACCCCCTACACCCTCACCGACCCCTTGGCCCTCGAGGCCGAGCTGGAGCGGGTCCGGGCCTCGGGGCTGGCGGTGGGGATGGAGGAGTACGCCCTGGGGATCTCCGCCCTGGCGGCCCCCCTCCTGGGCCCCAAGGGGGAGGTTCTGGGGGCTTTGGGGGTGGTGGTGCCCGCCCGGCGCTTCCCCTTCGCCTTCAGCCGCCTGGCCCGGGCCCTCTCGGAGGTGGCCCAGGTCTCCGCCCACCTGCCCGCCCCCGAGCCCCCTCCCCTCCCCCCGCCCGCCGAGGTGGGGCCCCAGGTGGAGGTGGTGGAGCCCCCTAGTGAGCTTTTGGAAAAGGCCAACCTCCAGGACTTCCCCGCCCTCTACCGCCAGAGCCTCGAGGACCCGGAAGGCTTCTGGGGCGACTTCGCCCAAGGGCTCCTTTGGGCCAGGCCCTGGGAGAGGGTGTATGACGCCGAAAGCCGGGCCTGGTTCCAAGGGGGCCTCACCAACGCCGCCCTGAACGCCCTAGACCGCCACCTCCCGGAAAGGAGCCAGCAGGTGGCCCTCCTCACCCTGGACGGGGAAGGGACCCTGGAGAAGTGGACCTATCGGGAACTCCACGACCTCTCCGCCCGCCTAGCGGGGGTGCTGAAGGACCTGGGGGTGGGTCCGGGGGACCGGGTAGCCCTCTACCTGCCCACGGGGGTGGAAGCGGCCATCGCCATGCTGGCCTGCGCCCGCCTGGGGGCGGTCCACATGGCCCTGCCCATGGGCCTGGGCCCCGAGGTCCTGCGCCAGCGGCTCCTAAAGGGCGAAGCCCGCCTCCTCATCGCCGCCGACGGGTACTACCTAAGGGGCCGGTTCGCGCCCACCCGGGCGGCGGTGGAGGCCGCCCTCTCGGGCCTAGACCTCCCTGTCCTCTGGCACCGGAGGGGCACCACGGAGTTTCTGGAACGGGCCATGGAGGGCAAGCCCCAGGAGGCCCTCCCCGTCCCCTCCTCCCACCCCCTCTTCCTCCTCCACACCTCGGGCTCCACGGGCACGCCCAAAGGGGTGGTCCACGGCCACGGGGGGTACATGGTGGGCGTGGCCTGGGCCCTGCGCCACCTCTTTGACCTGAAACCCGGAGAAGTCTTCCACACCACCGCCGACCTCTTCTGGATCGTGGGCCACTCCTTCGGCCTCTACGCTCCCCTCTTCCTCGGGGGGACGAGCCTCCTCTTGGAGGACCGGCCCGACCACCCCAGCCCCAGCGCCTTCTACCAGAGGCTGGAACGCCTGGGCGTGAGGGTCCTCCTCACCTCCCCCACGGTCCTCCGCACCCTACGCCGCCACGGGGAGGCCAGGCCCACGGGGCTAAGGCTCGTGGGCAGCGTGGGGGAAGCCCTGGCCCCCGAGGTCTGGCGCTGGACCAGGGAGAACCTGGCCTGGCCCCTGGACAACTGGTGGCAGACGGAGCTGGGAGCCCCGGCCCTGGCCACCCCCCTTCCCCTCCCGGCCAAGCCCGGCTTCGTGGGGGTACCCCTGCCCGGGGTGGAGGCCCGGGTAGTGGACGGCGAGGGACGGGTCCTGCCCCCGGGGGAGAGGGGCCACCTGGTCCTCCTACGGGCGGGGCCGGCCCAGCTGGTGGGCCTCCTGGGAGGGGAGAACCCCTGGCGGGGCGGGCTCTACCTCACGGGGGACCTGGCCCTCATGGACGAGGAGGGGTACTTCCGCATCCTGGGCCGCTCCGAAGAGGTCATCAAGCTGGGGGAGGCCAGGCTGGGCACCGCCGAGGTGGAGGCGGCCCTCCTCACCCACCCCCAGGTGGCCGAGGCCGCCGCCATCGGCCTGCCCGGGGAGGAGGGGGAGAGGCTGGTCCTCTTCGTCGTGCCCAGGACCAAGGACCTGCCCGAAGAGCTGAAGCCCCTTCTGGCGGAGAAGCTCAAGGCCCACCTCTTCTGCCACCTGGGGCCTTTGGGGCCGGTGGAGGTCTTCTTCACCGAAAGCCTCCCCCGCACCCGGAGCGGCAAGATCCTGAGGCGGCTTCTCAAGGCCGAGCTTTTGGGCGTGGACCCGGGGGACACCTCGGGGCTGGAGGATGGTTATGGCGGTGGAAAAGATTCTTAA
- a CDS encoding DUF4212 domain-containing protein — translation MDGGKLAEYWRKNLALIRNLLVIWAVVAYGLGILLAPALNSIRLFGGPPLGFWIAQQGAIWVFIVLIFVYAIRMQALDREYGFED, via the coding sequence ATGGACGGAGGCAAGCTGGCGGAGTACTGGCGGAAGAACCTGGCCCTGATCCGGAACCTGCTGGTGATCTGGGCGGTGGTGGCCTATGGGCTCGGCATTTTGCTGGCCCCCGCTCTCAACAGCATCCGGCTCTTCGGCGGTCCGCCCTTGGGCTTCTGGATCGCCCAGCAGGGGGCCATCTGGGTCTTCATCGTCCTGATCTTCGTCTACGCCATTAGGATGCAGGCCTTGGACCGGGAATACGGCTTTGAGGACTAA
- a CDS encoding sodium:solute symporter family protein has protein sequence MSVEAWTWTIVILSFALYLGIGYWARVRETAGFYVAGRGVPPVANGAATAADWMSGASFISMAGLISFLGYDGAVYLMGWTGGYVLLALLLAPYLRKYGKYTVPEFVGDRYYSNLARVVAIISALFVSFVYMVPQLRGVGIVLSRYLGVDVATGVWAAVLVTAFIAVIGGMKGITWTQVAQYTVLISAYLITGIALSNLLTGNPIPQLSFTFSDFAVRLSQLQVELGFKEYVAPFQNLSALNVFLITLTLMVGTAGLPHVIIRFYTVPRASDARWSAGWALLFIGLLYTPAPAVAVFSKYNLLNTLANKPLEEVRQIDWVAKWEKTGLLKFEDKNGDGILQMSGNKDVNEVTIDRDIIVLSTPEVAKLAPFIVGLVAAGGLAAALSTAAGLLIVMASAISHDLYTRMINPNASEATKLTIARVVIALVVILAAPFGINPPAFIAQLVAFAFGLAASTFFPAILLGIFDRRMNMQGAVAGMIVGLVFTATYIVGTKYLGWPNFIFGITAEGIGAIGMLLNFLVAYLVSRATSSPPQEIQKLVDEIRVPKGSGAAAEH, from the coding sequence GTGAGCGTTGAAGCCTGGACTTGGACCATTGTGATTCTCAGCTTTGCCCTTTACTTGGGCATCGGCTACTGGGCCCGGGTGCGGGAGACGGCGGGCTTCTACGTGGCGGGCCGGGGGGTGCCCCCGGTGGCCAACGGGGCCGCCACCGCCGCCGACTGGATGTCGGGGGCCAGCTTCATCTCCATGGCGGGCCTCATCTCCTTCCTGGGTTACGACGGGGCCGTCTACCTCATGGGCTGGACCGGCGGGTACGTCCTCCTGGCCCTCCTCCTCGCCCCCTACCTGCGCAAGTACGGCAAGTACACCGTGCCCGAGTTCGTGGGGGACCGCTACTACTCCAACCTCGCCCGGGTGGTGGCCATCATCAGCGCCCTGTTCGTTTCCTTCGTCTACATGGTTCCCCAGCTCAGGGGCGTGGGCATCGTCCTCTCCCGCTATTTGGGGGTGGATGTGGCCACGGGGGTCTGGGCCGCCGTCTTGGTCACCGCCTTCATCGCCGTGATCGGCGGCATGAAGGGGATCACCTGGACCCAGGTGGCCCAGTACACCGTACTCATCTCCGCCTACCTGATCACGGGCATCGCCCTCTCCAACCTCCTCACCGGCAACCCCATCCCCCAGCTCTCCTTCACCTTCAGCGACTTCGCCGTGCGCCTGAGCCAGCTCCAGGTGGAGCTGGGCTTCAAGGAGTACGTGGCCCCCTTCCAGAACCTCTCCGCCCTCAACGTCTTCCTCATCACCCTGACCCTCATGGTGGGGACCGCTGGCCTCCCCCACGTGATCATCCGCTTCTACACCGTGCCCAGGGCCTCGGACGCCCGCTGGAGCGCCGGCTGGGCCCTCCTCTTCATTGGCCTCCTCTACACCCCCGCCCCCGCCGTGGCCGTCTTCTCCAAGTACAACCTCCTCAACACCCTGGCCAATAAGCCCCTGGAGGAGGTGCGCCAGATCGACTGGGTGGCCAAGTGGGAGAAGACGGGCCTCCTCAAGTTTGAGGACAAGAACGGGGACGGCATCCTGCAGATGAGCGGCAACAAGGACGTCAACGAGGTCACCATTGACCGGGACATCATCGTCCTCTCCACCCCCGAGGTGGCCAAGCTGGCCCCCTTCATCGTGGGCCTGGTGGCGGCGGGGGGCCTGGCCGCCGCCCTCTCCACGGCCGCAGGCCTCCTGATCGTGATGGCCAGCGCCATCTCCCACGACCTCTACACCCGGATGATCAACCCCAACGCCTCCGAGGCCACCAAGCTCACCATCGCCCGGGTGGTCATCGCCCTGGTGGTGATCCTGGCCGCCCCCTTCGGCATCAACCCCCCGGCCTTCATCGCCCAGCTGGTGGCCTTCGCCTTCGGGCTTGCCGCCAGCACCTTCTTCCCCGCCATCCTCCTGGGCATCTTTGACCGGAGGATGAACATGCAGGGAGCGGTAGCGGGGATGATCGTGGGCCTGGTCTTCACCGCCACCTACATCGTGGGCACCAAGTACCTGGGCTGGCCCAACTTCATCTTTGGCATCACGGCAGAAGGCATCGGCGCCATCGGTATGCTCCTCAACTTCCTGGTGGCCTACCTGGTCTCCCGGGCCACCTCGTCCCCGCCCCAGGAGATCCAGAAGCTGGTGGACGAGATCCGCGTGCCCAAGGGAAGCGGGGCCGCCGCCGAGCACTAG